From the genome of Segatella hominis, one region includes:
- a CDS encoding DHHW family protein → MKRLYTFINTALFCSFCAQAMMAETHSTCYKTRTGIIISKENNQIRALEPFTGLATGGTWYSNAINQYRDTLKHHVRIYSMIVPTSAGLYCPEEAKEWIRDEEPVINNMYQHLEKGVEIVDVYPVLKQHVDENIYSRTDHHWSPLGAYYAAREFARKAQVKVPNLNDFEERTIHNFVGSMYHYSKDITVKNSPEKFIYYIPKDSNYVTTYVGHNMGKNRVVTSLTNPFTGPFFIKYKDGSSSAYCTFMGGDLRTTHVKTDVRNGRKLMIIKDSYGNALPGYLFGSFEDIYVVDFRYFTKNIVKYVNDNQITDILFANNLQHAYAKSTARGFERMLRQ, encoded by the coding sequence AGAAACCCATTCCACATGCTATAAAACCAGAACGGGCATCATCATCAGCAAAGAGAACAACCAGATCAGAGCACTGGAACCATTTACCGGTTTGGCAACAGGAGGAACATGGTATTCAAATGCCATCAATCAGTACCGGGATACGCTGAAGCATCATGTAAGAATCTATAGCATGATCGTTCCTACCTCTGCAGGTCTATACTGTCCGGAGGAAGCCAAGGAATGGATTCGCGATGAAGAGCCGGTCATCAATAATATGTATCAGCATCTGGAGAAAGGCGTAGAAATAGTAGATGTATATCCTGTACTCAAGCAACACGTGGATGAGAATATTTATTCCCGCACCGACCACCACTGGTCTCCATTAGGAGCATACTATGCAGCCCGTGAATTTGCCAGAAAAGCACAGGTAAAGGTTCCTAATCTGAACGATTTCGAAGAGCGTACCATCCATAATTTTGTGGGGAGTATGTATCATTACTCAAAGGACATCACAGTAAAGAACTCTCCGGAGAAATTCATTTACTATATTCCTAAAGACAGCAATTATGTCACCACCTATGTCGGACACAACATGGGTAAGAATAGGGTAGTAACGAGCCTCACAAACCCATTCACCGGACCATTCTTCATCAAATACAAGGATGGCAGCAGCAGTGCATATTGCACCTTCATGGGTGGCGATTTGCGCACAACGCATGTCAAGACAGACGTAAGAAATGGAAGAAAACTGATGATCATCAAAGATAGCTATGGCAATGCTTTGCCAGGATATCTCTTCGGTTCATTTGAGGATATTTATGTAGTAGATTTCAGATATTTCACAAAGAACATTGTGAAATATGTCAATGACAATCAAATCACAGATATACTCTTCGCCAACAACTTGCAGCATGCCTATGCAAAATCCACGGCAAGAGGCTTCGAACGAATGTTGCGCCAATAA